The sequence below is a genomic window from Methylotuvimicrobium sp. KM2.
AGCGGTACGAGACGCTAGAGCGTCTCGGTCTTCATTCCCACGCCGGAGCGTGGGAACGATAGGGGGTGTGAATAATTACAAGTAAGCACGCTAGATTGCTCGGTTGACATCTCTCGGCGGCAGGGCAGATTTTTGCTCCTGCAAAATCTGCATTCACGCCATCCATGCCGTTTGCAGATTTTTGCTCCTGCAAAATCTGCATTCACCCAACAACTAAATTATCTATACAATCAATCATGGCCAATAGACTATGGAACTTAGGTGCTGAGTTTACGAGGTCCTGCAAGCGAATTACCGAACCTGCTACAAAACTCATAATTACAGTAACGTTCATGTAGGTCTGGCCATCGCCCCGGCAAATGAAAGTTCTCTGGTGGCGGAGGGTGCGGTCACTCGCCCGACAGGACGCCGTGAACCCAGCACCTAAATTACGCAAGATAGTTAGCATAGCCAAAGGGCTATGGAATTTAGGTGCTGGGTGAATACGTCCATGTAGGCTCGACGGCGGCTGTCGATCGAGCCACCGCCCCCTCTCCGGAACCGGCATTTTCTCTGCCGAGCTTCTTATATCGAAAAATTAGATAAAGAACCAAAATCTACGAACTTTCACAGTAAGTTATTTTCACGAATTCCTAAAGACGCGTGACTGAAACGTCATATCCACGCTGCCTTAAAAATCAACTCTCGACTTATCGCTCCCCTTGCAGGGAAAAGCGTTTAATTACAAAGCGGCGAAAGGCGAAAAATGAAACGGCATTTTAAATTGCGTTAAGTATAATACTTTATATCTTGCTCAATTACCCGCTTGATTGATAAAGTAATACAATTTATTCGCTCAGGATACAGGTTAATAAATGTTCAAACGAATACGCGGCCTTTTTTCCAACGATCTCTCGATAGATTTAGGAACCGCCAACACTTTGATTTACGTTCCGGGAAAAGGAATCGTATTAAACGAGCCTTCGGTTGTGGCCATCAAGGAAGACAAAATTCGCGGAGCTAAAACCATCGCGGCAGTAGGTATGGAGGCCAAAATGATGTTAGGCCGAACTCCCGGCAACATCACCGCGATTCGTCCTTTAAAAGATGGCGTGATTGCTGATTTCGCCGTAACCGAACGCATGCTGCGGTATTTCATCGAGAAGGTTCACGAAAATAAACTCCTACGCCCTAGCCCTCGTATCCTGATTTGCGTCCCATGCGGCTCCACTCAAGTAGAACGCCGAGCGATTCGAGAGTCCGCCTCGATGGCCGGCGCCCGTGAAGTGTATTTAATCGAGGAACCTATGTCGGCTGCGGTCGGAGCAGGACTCCCCGTCGATGAAGCCCAAGGTTCGATGGTGCTCGATATAGGCGGAGGTACATCGGAAGTCGCCGTCATCTCATTGAACGGTATTGTCTATTCGGCATCGGTACGAATCGGAGGCGATCGTTTCGATGAGGCGATCATCAATTATGTCCGCCGTAATTACGGCACACTGATCGGCGAGGCCACAGCCGAACGCATCAAACATGAAATTGGGGCGGCTTACCCGGGTAGCGAAGTCAAAGAAATTGAAGTTAAAGGGCGCAATCTCGCCGAAGGCGTACCGCGCAGCTTTTCATTAAACAGTAATGAAATTCTGGAAGCACTTCAAGACCCTTTGTCCGGCATCGTCGGTTCTGTTAAAGTCGCACTGGAACAGACTCCGCCGGAGCTCGGCGCCGATGTCGCGAACCGAGGTATCGTTCTGACCGGCGGCGGCGCACTACTTAAAGATATCGATCGTTTGATCGCAGAGGAAACCGGACTACCGGTTTATATCGCCGACGACCCTCTAACCTGCGTGGCTCGAGGCGGTGGAATCGTTTTGGAAATGCTGGATAAAAAGGGCCCTAGCGCATTTTCGCTAGAATAACTTCAACCGAAAACAATAACTCGCCACGCCGATTGACTCGGCAGAATCGAAGCTTTGAATAGCTTAGGATTTGGTCGTAAATAACTTCCTTATTTTATGGAGGGCTCGGTTGCTCGATTGGCAGACCCAGCGAGTTACCGAAACCTCAACACAACTCATAGTTCCAGGACATTATAATCACGAAATCCTTACTAAATCAATTTCCACGGATAGAATGTCGATTCGAATGATACACAATCGAACTATCCAAATAATATTCTGTCCGTATATCGGATATACATCGAGCGATCATGCTTGTAGCTTTTATGGCAATGCTATCGACCAAAAGAGCTCGTCAGAAACCCGCAAACATGACCGCGCGAAATATCTTTGCCTATACGGTTCATTTTCGAGGTAATCGTTATTAATCCTTTATTTGCCACCGGCCCTTCGATTAATACGCGACTGCTGGTGGCAGTAGTGGCTTCAATCGCGCTTCTGGTCGCTGAACGCAAAAGCTCGCAACTGGACAAACTTCGCAGCGTGCTATCAATGATTACCTATCCGATTCAATCGATTACAGACTGGCCTCTACATCACTCAAAAGAAACCGTAGAATCGATAAAATCACTTTATAGTTTAAATGAAGAAAATGAACGGCTACGCCAAGAACAATTGATTTACAAATCCCAATTGCTTAAATATGAAGCCCTGGAGAAAGAAAATATCCGGCTAAGGGCATTGCTGGAAAAATCCTTTAAACTGGGCGAACAGGTACTGGTGGCTGAGTTATTATCCGTTAACCTAGCACCTTTCGAACATGTCGTCGTCGTTGATAAAGGAACACGATTCGGCGTGCATGCTCAGCAAGCGGTTTTGGATGCATATGGCGTGGTCGGCCAAGTATACCGCGCGCTTCCGCTTAACTCAGAGATCATGTTAATTACCGATCCCGGCCATGCAATTCCAGTACAGATCAATCGCAACGGCTTACGTACGATCGCAGTCGGCAGCGGGCGAATCAATAGGCTAATATTGCCTTATTTAGCAAACAACGCCGACATCAAGGAAGGCGATCTGCTGATTAGTTCAGGCCTAGGCGGTATTTTTCCGCAAGGCTATCCGGTTGCTGTAGTCGAAAAAATAATCCCCCAGCCTAACAAACCTTTTGCCGAAATATACGCAACACCAAAGGCACAATTAAATCGAAGCCGGGAATTGTTAATCGTATGGAAAAGCGAAGCACCTATCCCGCTGGAAACTCATGAATCAGAACAAGCGGACGAAAACCATGCCGAAGAATAATGCTTTCGGCTACGGTCGCTATCTTCTCTCGATTATTTTTGCCATGTGCCTGAATATCGCCGCCTGGCCTCAACCCTTGGCGCAATTCAATCCCAATTGGATATTACTCGTGGTTATTTACTGGGTACTGGCCGCGCCCGACCGAGTCGGCATATTTAGCGCTTGGACCATTGGCTTACTGACTGATGTATTAACCGGTAGAATGCTGGGTTTAAATGCGCTCACCAACTCACTGGTAGCCTTCCTGTGCTTGAGGCTACACAAGCGACTCAGACAATACCCGATTCTGCAACAAGGACTATTTATCTTTTTTTGCCTACTCGTATCTCAATTTTTGATATTCTGGATCACTGATAGCCAAACTATCGCACGCGCTTCTTACACTTTTTGGTTACCTGTACTAACCGGCACCTTTTTCTGGCCCTTAGTCTTTTTTTCTTTGCGTGCAATACGACTATACCGACGCATTCGTTGAATCGTTTGTCTCATGCCTCGCACCTACACCATAAAAAACCCGGCGGAGGAAAACCGCATTTTTACTGGGCGCGCGTTTGTCGCGCTAATCTTCATTCTACTGCTATCGACCGGCTTAATCGTTCGCTTGGTTTATTTGCAGATTGTCGGTCACGAACATTACGCGACCCTAGCTAAAAACAACCATATTAAAATATCGCCGCTGCCACCGACCCGCGGCATCATCTTCGACCGAAAAGGTAGAGTGTTGGCCGATAATGTTCCAACATACAGCCTTGAACTAATCCCCGAACAAATCAAAGATCTCGACGACACACTCGCTCGATTACAAGAATTACTGGACATTCCCGAAGATAAAATCGAGCAGTACCAAAAATTGCGCAAACGCGAAAAACGCTTTACCAGCACACCGCTATTGCTGCGCATGTCCGAGGAAGAAATCGCCAAATTCGCTGCAGTTAGACCTTATTTTCCGGGCGTCGATATTCATGCTCGCCTGGTCAGACACTATCCCTACGACATTCTAACCTCGCATGTCATCGGTTATGTTGGGCGTATCAACGAAAATGAATTAAAAAGACTCCCTGTCTCCGAATATCGCGGCACCCACCATGTCGGCAAAGTTGGAATCGAGTTAGCTTATGAGACCGAACTACACGGCAAGGCCGGCTATGCCGAAATAGAAACCAACGCGCAATCCCGAGCGATCAGCACTTTAAAAACAGTCGACCCGACTGCGGGCTCGAACCTACATCTAACCCTCGATATCGATCTACAAAAGACCGCTTATGATGCTCTCGATATTTATAACGGGGCGGTCGTGGCGATCGAGATAAAAACCGGCGGCGTCTTGGTTTTTACAAGTCGCCCCGGCTTCGATCCGAACCCGTTCGTCTACGGAATCGACAGCAAATCTTATAAAGAACTGCAAACCTCGGATGCCCAACCGATGTTCAATCGGGCGCTAAGAGGACAATACCCGCCCGGCTCAACGATCAAGCCTTTCATGGCATTGGCCGGGCTTGAATATCAAGTGACTCACCCAGGCCAAAAAACTTATTGCCCCGGTTATTTTCAACTTCCCAATGTCAAACATAAGTACCGGGATTGGAAAAGAGGCGGCCATGGAACGGTTGACCTGAATCTCGCAATCGTGCAGTCTTGCGACGTGTACTTTTACAGCCTGGCTTTATCGCTCGGCATCGACAATATCCACCGTTTCTTCACGAAGTTCGGCTTCGGAGAAAAATCAGGCATTGACCTAGTCGGCGAACTATCAGGCCTACAGCCCTCTAAACAATGGAAGCGCAAAGCCCGTAATCAATCTTGGTATCCCGGCGAAACGGTTATTACCGGCATCGGCCAAGGCTATACCCAAGTCACGCCGCTGCAATTGGCTCGGGCTACTGCTACGCTGGCCAATAGAGGCAAGGTCGTCCACCCGCACTTAGTGGACTCGTTTACCGAGAATGGCATTCTGAAACCCGCAGAAGCCAAACCGGAAACCACCCTCGCGCTAAATCCCAGAAATATCGACGCGGTCGTCTCCGCGATGATCAATGTCGTCCATAGCGCCAGAGGTACAGCCAGAGTCATCAGCCGCGGCATCGATTATCAAATTGCCGGCAAAACCGGCACGGCCCAGGTCTTTACCGTAAAACAAGAAAAGCGCTATAACGAAAACGAAATCGCTTTTAAACTACGCGACCATGCTTTATTCATGGCATTCGCGCCGGCTCACGACCCACAAATCGCGGTTGCCGTCATTGCCGAAAACGGCGGCCATGGCGGCTCGGTTGCGGCACCGATAGCCGGAAAAATCATTCGTCAATATTTACAGGAACCTAGCGATGAAGACCGAAACGCGCAGTGAACAATTCGTACCGCACTCGCTCCTCGGCAATCTATTGAGAAAACTGCATATCGACATTCCCTTGCTGATATGTTTACTGCTAGTTCTTAGCCTAAGCTTTCTGATTTTGTATAGCGCTAGCGGACAAGATACCGAAATCTTGATCCGTCAGGCCACCCGCATGCTGATTGCCTTTGTCCTGATGATACTGCTTGCGCATATTAATCCTTATCACTTCAAACGCTATTCGACGATTCTATACGGAATCGGCGTAACCTTGCTGGTTGCCGTACTGATCATGGGGCAAATCGGTAAAGGCGCGCAGCGTTGGCTCGATTTAGGCTTCTTTCGCTTTCAACCCTCCGAAATGCTTAAGATTACCGCACCGATGATGATTGCCTGGTATTTATCGGAAAACACATTGCCTCCGAAGTGGAAGCAGATGGGAATCGCCGGCTTGTTGATCCTGATACCGACGCTATTGATTGCGAAGCAACCCGATCTAGGCACCTCGATATTGGTGTTCAGCTCGGGAGCCATGGTCATCTTTTTTGCCGGATTGTCATGGCGATTCATCATCAGCATCGGCACCATCATTGCTTCGCTGACTCCCATCATTTGGCATTTTATGCGCGATTATCAACGCGCCCGGGTTTTGACCTTTCTCGACCCGGAAGCCGACCCCCTCGGTCGCGGCTATCATATCATCCAATCGAAAATAGCCATCGGCTCCGGCGGTATCTACGGCAAGGGTTGGCAAGGCAGCACCCAGGCCCAGCTCGATTTTCTGCCGGAAAGCTCAACCGACTTCATTTTCGCTGTATTTGCCGAAGAATTCGGCCTCTCCGGTTGCCTTGTGTTAATCACGCTTTACATTGTCATTATCAGTCGTTGCCTGTATATTTCAATACA
It includes:
- a CDS encoding rod shape-determining protein — translated: MFKRIRGLFSNDLSIDLGTANTLIYVPGKGIVLNEPSVVAIKEDKIRGAKTIAAVGMEAKMMLGRTPGNITAIRPLKDGVIADFAVTERMLRYFIEKVHENKLLRPSPRILICVPCGSTQVERRAIRESASMAGAREVYLIEEPMSAAVGAGLPVDEAQGSMVLDIGGGTSEVAVISLNGIVYSASVRIGGDRFDEAIINYVRRNYGTLIGEATAERIKHEIGAAYPGSEVKEIEVKGRNLAEGVPRSFSLNSNEILEALQDPLSGIVGSVKVALEQTPPELGADVANRGIVLTGGGALLKDIDRLIAEETGLPVYIADDPLTCVARGGGIVLEMLDKKGPSAFSLE
- the mrdA gene encoding penicillin-binding protein 2 — protein: MPRTYTIKNPAEENRIFTGRAFVALIFILLLSTGLIVRLVYLQIVGHEHYATLAKNNHIKISPLPPTRGIIFDRKGRVLADNVPTYSLELIPEQIKDLDDTLARLQELLDIPEDKIEQYQKLRKREKRFTSTPLLLRMSEEEIAKFAAVRPYFPGVDIHARLVRHYPYDILTSHVIGYVGRINENELKRLPVSEYRGTHHVGKVGIELAYETELHGKAGYAEIETNAQSRAISTLKTVDPTAGSNLHLTLDIDLQKTAYDALDIYNGAVVAIEIKTGGVLVFTSRPGFDPNPFVYGIDSKSYKELQTSDAQPMFNRALRGQYPPGSTIKPFMALAGLEYQVTHPGQKTYCPGYFQLPNVKHKYRDWKRGGHGTVDLNLAIVQSCDVYFYSLALSLGIDNIHRFFTKFGFGEKSGIDLVGELSGLQPSKQWKRKARNQSWYPGETVITGIGQGYTQVTPLQLARATATLANRGKVVHPHLVDSFTENGILKPAEAKPETTLALNPRNIDAVVSAMINVVHSARGTARVISRGIDYQIAGKTGTAQVFTVKQEKRYNENEIAFKLRDHALFMAFAPAHDPQIAVAVIAENGGHGGSVAAPIAGKIIRQYLQEPSDEDRNAQ
- the mreC gene encoding rod shape-determining protein MreC, producing the protein MNPLFATGPSINTRLLVAVVASIALLVAERKSSQLDKLRSVLSMITYPIQSITDWPLHHSKETVESIKSLYSLNEENERLRQEQLIYKSQLLKYEALEKENIRLRALLEKSFKLGEQVLVAELLSVNLAPFEHVVVVDKGTRFGVHAQQAVLDAYGVVGQVYRALPLNSEIMLITDPGHAIPVQINRNGLRTIAVGSGRINRLILPYLANNADIKEGDLLISSGLGGIFPQGYPVAVVEKIIPQPNKPFAEIYATPKAQLNRSRELLIVWKSEAPIPLETHESEQADENHAEE
- the mreD gene encoding rod shape-determining protein MreD; its protein translation is MPKNNAFGYGRYLLSIIFAMCLNIAAWPQPLAQFNPNWILLVVIYWVLAAPDRVGIFSAWTIGLLTDVLTGRMLGLNALTNSLVAFLCLRLHKRLRQYPILQQGLFIFFCLLVSQFLIFWITDSQTIARASYTFWLPVLTGTFFWPLVFFSLRAIRLYRRIR
- the rodA gene encoding rod shape-determining protein RodA, coding for MKTETRSEQFVPHSLLGNLLRKLHIDIPLLICLLLVLSLSFLILYSASGQDTEILIRQATRMLIAFVLMILLAHINPYHFKRYSTILYGIGVTLLVAVLIMGQIGKGAQRWLDLGFFRFQPSEMLKITAPMMIAWYLSENTLPPKWKQMGIAGLLILIPTLLIAKQPDLGTSILVFSSGAMVIFFAGLSWRFIISIGTIIASLTPIIWHFMRDYQRARVLTFLDPEADPLGRGYHIIQSKIAIGSGGIYGKGWQGSTQAQLDFLPESSTDFIFAVFAEEFGLSGCLVLITLYIVIISRCLYISIQAQDSYSRLLAGSLSFTFFVYVFVNIGMVIGILPVVGVPLPLISYGGTSMVTLLAGFGILMSIHTHKKFLPT